A stretch of the Tannerella serpentiformis genome encodes the following:
- a CDS encoding bifunctional nuclease family protein, with the protein MDNKVELTVQGVANSRVQSNAYALILKDDGTRRLPVIIGLPEAQSIAVALEGMATPRPMTHDLIVGMTHAFRLKLKEVFIYRFEDGVFFSELVFQESDGTEARIDSRTSDAVALALRLRCPIYTFESLLQRCAITPAAEAEEGMPPDDTDPEEIHDPQLLRKWLKRQEAYEIEAMLERAVGEEKYELAKIYQDELMRREPANHPK; encoded by the coding sequence GTGGACAACAAAGTGGAATTGACCGTACAAGGCGTGGCCAACTCGCGCGTGCAGTCGAACGCCTATGCGCTCATCTTAAAGGACGATGGGACGCGAAGGCTACCGGTGATCATCGGGCTGCCCGAAGCGCAGTCCATCGCCGTCGCACTGGAGGGAATGGCCACACCGCGTCCCATGACGCACGACTTGATTGTGGGCATGACGCACGCCTTTCGGCTGAAGCTGAAAGAGGTGTTCATCTATCGTTTTGAAGACGGGGTGTTCTTTTCTGAGCTTGTATTTCAGGAGTCTGACGGGACGGAAGCTCGCATCGACTCGCGCACGTCGGACGCTGTGGCGCTGGCCTTGCGGTTGAGGTGTCCCATCTACACGTTCGAGAGCCTGCTGCAACGCTGCGCCATCACGCCCGCAGCCGAGGCGGAAGAGGGTATGCCACCGGACGACACGGATCCGGAGGAGATCCACGACCCACAGCTGCTGCGCAAATGGCTCAAGCGGCAAGAGGCTTACGAGATCGAGGCCATGCTGGAGCGAGCCGTAGGCGAAGAGAAATACGAGCTGGCTAAAATCTACCAGGACGAGCTCATGCGTCGCGAGCCGGCCAATCACCCGAAATGA
- a CDS encoding thioredoxin domain-containing protein — protein sequence MNSRKLLLSILVAATAWGGLRADSGTNDSTAIAGDFTYAQASGVTATLHALTAPRVLVYFYDPTCEDCEALTRRLASSEPINRLIDEGQLQVLAIYPDNDSAQWAAHAPYVPPRWINGYDRDLTVMPADGFLFRSLPALYMLDESKRFLLTEATADEVERVLTLFAN from the coding sequence ATGAATAGTCGGAAACTCCTTTTGAGCATACTGGTTGCGGCCACGGCCTGGGGCGGACTGAGGGCGGACAGCGGAACGAATGATTCGACGGCTATAGCTGGCGATTTCACCTACGCGCAGGCCTCCGGCGTCACAGCTACCCTACACGCACTCACGGCACCGCGCGTGCTGGTCTACTTCTACGACCCGACGTGCGAGGACTGTGAGGCGCTGACCCGTCGACTGGCAAGCTCTGAGCCGATCAACCGCCTCATTGACGAAGGACAACTGCAGGTGCTGGCCATCTATCCGGACAATGACTCAGCGCAGTGGGCAGCGCATGCCCCGTACGTGCCCCCGCGCTGGATCAACGGCTACGACCGCGACCTGACCGTCATGCCGGCCGACGGCTTCCTCTTTCGCTCCCTGCCCGCGCTTTATATGCTGGACGAGTCGAAGCGCTTCCTGCTCACGGAGGCCACGGCCGACGAGGTGGAAAGGGTGTTGACACTATTCGCTAATTGA
- the zwf gene encoding glucose-6-phosphate dehydrogenase, with amino-acid sequence MEDKSIVSVIFGASGDLTWRKLVPALYDMYYRGLLPGGFKVLGVGRAQLTDESFREKMKEGLDRFVPASFVDQQRMAHFLQQLHYHAMDTNEAKDYEGLRRRLGELSQTADRDDYLYYFAMPPFMYAPVASYLHTVGLTRRTSAQSGFRRVIIEKPFGHDAPSAASLNRELLRYFSEDQIYRIDHYLGKEAVQNMLVMRFSNGIFEPLWNRNYVEYVEITSSEALGVGSRAGYYESAGALRDMVQNHLLQLLAIGAMDPPVSSDANAIRNEMLKVFLSLRRMTPEQVPEYVIRGQYTGAVRRGEPLRAYREEKGVAPDSKTETFVAMKCYIDNWRWSGVPFYIRTGKCLPTRVTEVVVHFRPNPHRIFARRSGMENVGNQLVLRIQPDEGILLRFGMKVPGAGFHVDQVSMDFHYSSLGEKHIPDAYERLLSDCMTGDATLYQRGDAVEATWLYVQPILDAWASDPTIPLYGYPAGSWGPEQADTLLAADGHAWRYPCKNLTSDDGYCEL; translated from the coding sequence ATGGAAGATAAAAGCATCGTGTCGGTGATCTTCGGCGCGTCGGGCGACCTGACGTGGCGCAAGCTCGTGCCGGCACTTTATGATATGTATTACCGCGGGCTGTTGCCGGGCGGGTTTAAGGTGCTCGGCGTGGGCCGGGCGCAGCTGACGGACGAGTCGTTCCGGGAGAAGATGAAGGAGGGGCTCGACCGCTTTGTGCCGGCCAGCTTTGTGGATCAGCAGCGGATGGCGCACTTCCTCCAGCAGCTGCATTATCACGCGATGGACACGAACGAGGCGAAGGATTACGAGGGGCTGCGGCGGCGCCTCGGGGAGCTCTCCCAGACGGCCGACCGCGACGATTACCTCTACTACTTCGCCATGCCGCCCTTCATGTACGCGCCCGTGGCGTCGTACTTGCACACGGTCGGGCTCACGCGTCGCACATCGGCCCAGAGCGGCTTCCGGCGCGTGATCATCGAGAAACCGTTCGGCCACGATGCGCCCAGCGCGGCCAGTCTCAACCGCGAACTGTTGCGCTACTTCAGCGAAGATCAGATCTATCGCATCGACCATTACTTGGGCAAGGAGGCGGTGCAAAATATGCTCGTGATGCGCTTTTCGAACGGCATCTTCGAGCCGCTCTGGAATAGGAATTACGTGGAGTACGTCGAGATCACCTCGTCCGAGGCGCTCGGCGTCGGGTCGCGGGCAGGATATTACGAGTCGGCCGGGGCACTGCGCGACATGGTGCAGAACCACCTGCTACAGCTGCTGGCCATCGGGGCGATGGATCCGCCTGTGTCGTCGGATGCGAACGCGATCCGCAACGAGATGCTGAAGGTGTTCCTCTCCCTGCGTCGGATGACGCCCGAGCAGGTGCCGGAGTACGTCATCCGCGGGCAGTACACGGGTGCCGTGCGTCGCGGCGAGCCGCTCCGGGCCTATCGCGAGGAGAAAGGCGTGGCGCCAGACTCGAAGACGGAAACGTTCGTCGCCATGAAGTGCTACATCGATAACTGGCGCTGGAGCGGCGTGCCGTTCTACATCCGTACGGGCAAATGTCTGCCGACACGAGTGACGGAGGTGGTGGTACACTTTCGGCCCAATCCGCACCGCATCTTCGCCCGTCGCAGCGGCATGGAAAACGTGGGCAATCAGCTCGTCCTGCGCATCCAGCCCGACGAGGGCATCCTGTTGCGGTTCGGGATGAAGGTGCCCGGCGCCGGCTTCCACGTCGATCAGGTGAGCATGGATTTCCACTACTCATCGCTGGGCGAGAAGCATATCCCCGACGCCTATGAACGCCTGCTTTCCGACTGCATGACGGGCGACGCGACGCTCTATCAGCGCGGCGACGCCGTGGAGGCCACCTGGCTGTACGTGCAGCCCATCCTCGACGCTTGGGCCAGCGACCCCACTATCCCGCTCTATGGCTATCCTGCAGGCTCGTGGGGGCCGGAGCAGGCCGACACGCTCCTTGCCGCCGACGGGCACGCGTGGCGCTACCCCTGCAAAAATCTCACCTCTGACGACGGCTATTGCGAGCTGTAG
- a CDS encoding 16S rRNA (uracil(1498)-N(3))-methyltransferase, producing the protein MPIFYAPQIDTDPVLPEEESAHCTKVLRLGRGAELNVTDGRGAFYRAMIEEAHPRHCRVTVVERTVAPPLWTYGLHVAVAPTKNIDRTEWFLEKAAEVGIDSVTLLRCRYSERREVKMERLQRVLVAAMKQSGQARLPQLVGMTDFADFIAQPTAADCRLIAHCRSSELPTVGACYTRGSDVLILIGPEGDFSAEEVAMAESAGYRGVSLGRTRLRTETAALAACHAIHVLNDE; encoded by the coding sequence CTGCCCATCTTTTACGCCCCGCAGATCGATACCGATCCCGTGCTGCCCGAGGAGGAGTCAGCGCACTGCACGAAGGTGCTGCGCCTCGGGCGTGGCGCGGAGTTGAACGTGACGGACGGCCGTGGAGCGTTCTATCGGGCAATGATTGAGGAGGCGCACCCGCGCCACTGTCGCGTGACAGTGGTGGAGCGCACCGTGGCGCCACCACTCTGGACCTATGGCCTACATGTGGCCGTGGCGCCAACGAAAAATATCGACCGCACGGAGTGGTTTTTAGAGAAAGCAGCGGAGGTGGGTATCGACAGTGTGACCCTCCTCCGCTGTCGTTATTCGGAGCGGCGGGAGGTGAAGATGGAGCGCCTGCAACGTGTGCTGGTAGCCGCCATGAAGCAATCTGGACAGGCACGACTGCCACAGCTCGTGGGCATGACGGACTTTGCCGACTTCATCGCCCAGCCCACCGCCGCCGACTGCCGACTGATTGCACACTGTCGCTCGTCGGAGCTGCCCACCGTGGGCGCATGCTACACCCGCGGCAGCGATGTGCTGATCCTCATCGGGCCGGAGGGCGATTTCAGCGCGGAGGAGGTGGCCATGGCCGAATCGGCCGGCTACCGCGGTGTCTCACTGGGGCGCACGCGACTACGTACGGAGACGGCGGCGCTGGCAGCCTGTCACGCTATCCATGTTTTAAACGATGAATAA
- the pgl gene encoding 6-phosphogluconolactonase, with protein sequence MRQIQIYENADILCEELAEALPIPASISEPIHIALSGGSTPTLLFEKMAAVDDPDAFMNTHFYWVDERHVPEDDPESNYAVFRRLLVGTGIIPVENVHPIKYHPDIHQMTANYEQELRKHVPFEDGYPLFDEIVLGVGEDGHTASIFPDRLDLFETTDIVATTRHPVTGQGRVTLTGNTINNAYGVTVLCTGEKKRRILDEVLRENKPEYPISHVKLRPFASVIFKLDLAASLYGA encoded by the coding sequence ATGCGACAGATACAGATCTACGAAAACGCAGACATCCTCTGCGAAGAACTGGCCGAAGCGCTGCCGATACCCGCGTCCATCTCCGAGCCGATTCACATCGCCCTCTCGGGAGGCTCCACGCCTACGCTCTTGTTTGAGAAGATGGCGGCAGTCGACGATCCGGACGCGTTTATGAACACCCACTTCTACTGGGTCGATGAGCGTCATGTGCCGGAGGATGATCCGGAGAGTAACTACGCCGTCTTCCGCCGCCTTTTGGTCGGCACCGGTATCATCCCCGTGGAGAACGTCCACCCCATCAAGTATCACCCGGATATCCACCAAATGACGGCGAACTATGAGCAGGAACTGCGTAAGCACGTGCCCTTCGAGGACGGCTATCCCCTGTTCGACGAGATCGTCCTCGGTGTCGGTGAGGACGGCCACACGGCCTCCATCTTCCCCGACCGCCTCGACCTCTTTGAGACGACGGACATCGTGGCCACGACGCGTCACCCCGTGACCGGCCAGGGGCGCGTCACCCTGACCGGCAACACGATCAACAACGCCTACGGGGTGACGGTGCTCTGCACCGGGGAGAAGAAGCGCCGCATCCTCGACGAAGTGCTTCGGGAGAACAAGCCCGAGTATCCTATTTCGCACGTCAAGCTGAGACCGTTCGCGTCAGTCATTTTCAAGCTGGATCTCGCGGCCTCGCTCTACGGCGCGTAG
- a CDS encoding DUF6261 family protein: MKEKIEELPWRSVKIEPGTQKTFDAASHAVFINSQYTLLKEFGEERLHFPEGLMKALGEMADLETGALVERKKSTLTEQLKAKDAERDKALRYIFGMIRTQLHSPHTAEREAAEELDIKLRNFRYIRHQGYDVESGNIDSMLMDAERLKKEISTLHLEESFDCLREANKAYERLVKERDAERLANNRPSMRNLRPRADKLYELACQYVQASYLFAQTAEERNKIEELVAQLNQRVRNIKTSHRKSASQRRRRGKEDEAAEGA, encoded by the coding sequence ATGAAGGAAAAGATAGAGGAGTTGCCTTGGCGCTCGGTTAAGATCGAGCCGGGAACGCAAAAAACGTTCGACGCGGCGAGTCATGCGGTCTTCATCAACTCGCAGTACACGCTGCTGAAGGAGTTTGGGGAGGAGCGGTTGCATTTTCCCGAGGGGCTGATGAAGGCGCTGGGCGAGATGGCCGATTTGGAGACGGGCGCACTGGTTGAGAGGAAAAAGTCAACGCTCACGGAGCAGCTGAAGGCCAAGGATGCGGAGCGCGACAAGGCGCTGCGCTACATTTTTGGCATGATCCGCACGCAGCTGCATTCGCCTCACACGGCGGAGCGCGAGGCGGCGGAGGAGCTCGACATAAAGCTGCGGAACTTCCGATACATCCGCCACCAGGGCTACGATGTGGAGAGTGGAAACATCGATAGCATGCTCATGGATGCTGAGCGGCTTAAGAAGGAAATCAGCACGCTGCACCTCGAGGAGTCGTTCGACTGCCTGAGGGAGGCCAATAAGGCGTACGAGAGGCTGGTGAAGGAGCGCGATGCGGAGCGGTTGGCCAACAACCGGCCGAGCATGCGCAATCTGCGGCCCAGGGCTGACAAGCTGTACGAATTGGCCTGCCAATATGTCCAGGCGTCATACCTCTTCGCCCAGACGGCGGAGGAGCGGAATAAGATCGAAGAGCTGGTGGCACAGCTGAATCAGCGGGTGCGAAACATCAAGACGTCGCACCGCAAAAGCGCCAGCCAACGGCGGCGGCGCGGGAAGGAGGACGAGGCCGCGGAGGGAGCATGA